Proteins encoded within one genomic window of Panicum virgatum strain AP13 chromosome 1N, P.virgatum_v5, whole genome shotgun sequence:
- the LOC120656281 gene encoding anaphase-promoting complex subunit 15-like, with protein MLQFPALMRQWPSPPLIPASTLLPVPATSHEDELLLAMAESDLEDKLNEIRKTNSNLVIIGKPAGDTKEEYDAEVEDDDADNVEESDGDDFDQETG; from the exons ATGCTGCAGTTCCCGGCGCTGATGCGGCagtggccgtcgccgccgctgatcCCGGCGTCCACGTTGCTCCCCGTGCCGGCCACCTCCCATGAggacgagctcctcctcgccaTGGCGGAGTCCGACCTCGAGGATAAG CTGAACGAGATCCGGAAGACCAACAGCAACCTGGTGATCATCGGAAAGCCCGCAGGCGACACCAAGGAGGAGTACGACGCTGAGGtggaggacgacgacgccgatAACGTCGAGGAGTCGGACGGCGACGACTTCGACCAGGAAACCGGCTGA